Proteins from a single region of Eretmochelys imbricata isolate rEreImb1 chromosome 20, rEreImb1.hap1, whole genome shotgun sequence:
- the ACKR5 gene encoding G-protein coupled receptor 182, which yields MAEVTTVPAETPDPFSKFGDYHNWTQLLQYLNYTFTFCDTHLDENIKRVMLFILYLVIFVVGLVENMLVIWVNWHTWGNKNLVNLYILNMAIADLGVLLTLPIWMLEVMLDYTWLWGSFLCRFTHYFYFANMYSSIFFLTCLSVDRYVSLTTSSHFWHQHQHRARRLLCFGIWLFAALIPFLEVAHTQLVDSVEPMCIFLAPFETYDEWALAISLATSIIGFLIPISIIAVFNILTARYIKHSKPESRKHCLLIYAYIVVFLVCWLPYHITLTLLTLDGSYFIYSCNVANFLYFFYDIIDCFSMFHCVANPILYNFLSKNFRGKLISAVVKYIPKDQINQKGGDNSSSSTQHSIVITKDNIPPN from the coding sequence ATGGCCGAGGTGACCACGGTCCCCGCTGAGACGCCAGATCCCTTTAGCAAGTTCGGGGACTACCACAACTGGACCCAGCTGCTCCAATACCTGAATTACACCTTCACCTTCTGCGACACTCACCTGGACGAGAACATCAAACGGGTGATGCTCTTCATCCTCTACTTGGTCATCTTCGTGGTGGGGCTGGTGGAAAACATGCTCGTCATCTGGGTCAACTGGCACACCTGGGGGAACAAAAACCTGGTCAACCTCTACATCCTCAATATGGCCATTGCTGACTTAGGGGTGCTGCTAACCCTGCCCATCTGGATGTTGGAGGTCATGCTCGACTACacctggctctggggcagctTCTTGTGCCGCTTCACCCACTACTTCTACTTCGCCAACATGTACAGCAGCATCTTCTTCCTGACCTGCCTCAGCGTGGACCGCTACGTCTCCTTGACCACTTCATCCCACTTCTGGCACCAGCATCAGCACCGGGCACGCCGCCTCCTCTGCTTCGGCATCTGGCTCTTCGCCGCCCTCATCCCCTTCCTGGAGGTGGCCCACACGCAGCTGGTGGACTCGGTCGAGCCCATGTGCATCTTCCTGGCTCCCTTCGAGACCTATGATGAGTGGGCCCTGGCCATCAGCTTAGCCACCAGCATCATTGGGTTCCTCATCCCCATCTCCATCATCGCTGTCTTCAACATACTGACGGCCAGGTACATCAAGCACTCCAAGCCGGAAAGCAGGAAGCACTGCCTCCTGATCTATGCCTACATCGTCGTGTTCCTAGTGTGCTGGCTGCCCTACCACATCACGCTGACCCTCTTGACCCTCGATGGCAGCTACTTCATTTACAGCTGCAACGTTGCCAACTTCCTCTACTTCTTCTACGACATCATAGACTGTTTCAGCATGTTCCACTGCGTGGCCAATCCCATCCTCTACAATTTCCTGAGCAAGAACTTCCGCGGCAAACTCATCTCAGCCGTGGTGAAGTACATCCCCAAAGACCAAATCAACCAGAAAGGCGGGGACAATTCCTCTTCCAGCACCCAGCACTCCATAGTCATTACCAAAGACAACATCCCACCTAATTAA